Proteins from a single region of Hyphomicrobiales bacterium:
- a CDS encoding leucyl aminopeptidase, with protein sequence MPITVDISFTSLEKAQGETLVALAEAKFGLGTRAQALDKAGDGQLKRAAKAAGFKGATKSALDLLAPHGLDCDRILLVGAGDVSALGRNDWVLLGGRIYGELKRRRIAEATVILETKSAPVEPDAAAAVALGAQLRAYRFDEFKSQAPKSGDGDDEAGEDGAKKGPGKLRFAVKEPGKAEKCFAEETHVAAGVGLARDLVNAPANALGPVEFADRLASLAEHGLDVDVLDEKALGKLGMGALLGVAQGSARPARVVVMRWNGSAKKRAKPICFVGKGVVFDTGGISLKPAKGMEDMKGDMAGAAAVAGVMRALAGRKAPVNAVGIVGLVENMPSSKAQRPGDIVRSLAGKTIEVLNTDAEGRLVLADLLWHAEDSFKPQAMINLATLTGAIMVALGKEHAGLFSNDDELAAGLMAAGQATGERLWRMPLDAAYDRELDSKTADMRNIGGPYGGTIIAAQFLKRFVREVPWAHLDVAGTAMASASSDVSESWGSGFGVRLLDQLVRDVYQER encoded by the coding sequence ATGCCCATCACAGTCGACATCTCGTTCACCTCACTGGAGAAGGCTCAGGGTGAAACCCTGGTGGCCCTCGCCGAAGCCAAGTTCGGTCTCGGCACGCGTGCCCAGGCCCTCGACAAGGCAGGCGACGGGCAACTGAAGCGAGCCGCCAAGGCAGCCGGTTTCAAGGGGGCCACGAAGTCGGCCTTGGATCTGCTCGCCCCGCATGGGCTGGACTGCGACCGCATCCTGTTGGTCGGTGCCGGCGACGTTTCGGCGCTCGGGCGCAACGACTGGGTCCTGCTCGGAGGACGCATCTACGGTGAGCTCAAGCGCCGCCGCATCGCCGAGGCGACCGTCATTCTCGAGACCAAGAGCGCGCCCGTCGAGCCGGACGCGGCGGCGGCGGTGGCGCTCGGGGCGCAGTTGCGCGCTTACAGGTTCGACGAGTTCAAGTCGCAGGCGCCCAAGTCCGGCGACGGCGATGACGAGGCCGGAGAGGATGGCGCCAAGAAGGGGCCGGGCAAGCTGCGCTTTGCGGTCAAGGAGCCGGGCAAGGCGGAGAAGTGCTTTGCCGAGGAGACGCACGTGGCGGCGGGTGTCGGCCTTGCACGCGATCTCGTCAACGCGCCCGCGAACGCGCTCGGCCCGGTCGAGTTCGCCGACCGGCTCGCCAGCCTCGCAGAGCACGGTCTCGACGTCGACGTGCTCGACGAAAAGGCGCTTGGCAAACTCGGCATGGGCGCACTGCTCGGCGTTGCCCAAGGGAGCGCCCGGCCGGCCCGCGTCGTCGTCATGCGCTGGAACGGCAGTGCCAAGAAGCGGGCCAAACCCATTTGCTTCGTCGGCAAGGGCGTGGTCTTCGATACCGGCGGCATCTCACTGAAGCCGGCCAAGGGCATGGAGGACATGAAGGGCGACATGGCGGGGGCGGCCGCGGTCGCCGGCGTGATGCGCGCGCTCGCCGGACGCAAGGCGCCGGTCAACGCGGTGGGCATCGTCGGCCTCGTCGAGAACATGCCCTCGAGCAAAGCCCAGCGCCCCGGCGACATCGTGCGTTCCCTCGCCGGCAAGACCATCGAGGTGCTGAACACGGACGCCGAGGGCCGACTCGTGCTCGCCGATCTGCTCTGGCATGCCGAGGACAGTTTCAAGCCGCAGGCGATGATCAATCTGGCGACCCTCACCGGAGCCATCATGGTGGCCCTCGGCAAGGAGCACGCCGGACTCTTTTCCAATGACGACGAGCTTGCCGCGGGGCTCATGGCGGCCGGGCAAGCGACGGGCGAGCGGCTCTGGCGCATGCCGCTCGATGCCGCCTACGACCGCGAACTCGATTCCAAGACCGCCGACATGCGCAATATCGGTGGTCCCTATGGTGGCACGATCATCGCGGCGCAATTCCTCAAGCGCTTCGTGCGCGAGGTTCCCTGGGCCCATCTCGATGTCGCCGGCACCGCGATGGCCTCGGCTTCGAGCGACGTCAGCGAAAGCTGGGGCTCGGGCTTCGGCGTGCGCTTGCTGGACCAACTCGTGCGCGACGTCTACCAGGAGCGTTGA